In the Commensalibacter melissae genome, AAGGAAAAAGCAGAAGAGGCACGTCAAAATCTTCTGGACACCGTTTTGGCTGTTGATGATGCGGCTATGGAAGAATATTTTGACAAAGGTGATGTTTCTGTCGAGGTTTTAAAGAAATGTATTAAAAAAGGTACCATTTCTGGAGAATTTCGTCCGGTTCTTTGCGGTTCTTCTTTCAAGAACAAAGGTGTTCAGCCTTTATTGGATGCAATTGTTGATTACCTTCCTGCTCCTGATGATGTGGAAGGAATTCGTATTGCACCTCCTGAAGATGAAGAGGTTGATGAAAATAAATTACCAATCATTCCCGTTGATCCAAATGGCAAATTTGCCGGTTTGGCTTTTAAAATCATCAATGATAAATATGGTTCTCTAACTTTCGTACGTGTTTATCGTGGTATCTTACGTTCTGGTGACACGGTTTTGAACACAACCCATGGTCATAAAGAGCGTATTGGACGTATTTTCCAAATGCACGCTGATAAACGTATAGAAATCAAAGAAGTGCATGCTGGTGATATTGCCGCTTTTGTTGGATTGAAGGATACAAAAACAGGGGATACTTTGGCAGATCCGGCAGATCCGGTTGTTTTGGAACGTATGCAATTTCCAGTACCTGTTATCGATATTTCTGTCGAACCAAAAACCAAGGAAGCGGTCGAAAAAATGACCCTTGCGCTTCAGAAATTGGCGGCAGAAGATCCATCTTTACAGTTAAAGACAGATCAGGAAACGGGGCAAACAATTCTTTCAGGTATGGGTGAGTTGCATCTTGATATCATCATTGACCGTTTACGTCGTGAATATGGTGTTGATGCGAATATTGGCGCACCACAGGTTGCATATCGTGAAACCATTACTCAGTCTCATACAGAAACCTACACCCATAAAAAACAGTCTGGTGGTGCGGGTCAGTTTGCTGAAGTCAAAATTATTTTCGAACCTACCGAACGAAATGAAGGAATCATATTCGAAAATAAAATTGTTGGCGGTGCGGTTCCCAAGGAATATATTCCAGCTGTTGACAAGGGTATCAGAAACCAAGCATCTACCGGTGTATTAGCAGGATTTCCAACTGTAGACTTTAAATTTACGCTTGTTGATGGTAAATATCATGACGTTGACTCTTCTGCATTGGCGTTCGAGATTGCCGGTAAAGCCTGTTTCCGTGAAGGAATGAAAAAAGCTGGTCCTGTCATTCTTGAACCTATCATGGATGTCGAAATCACTACACCTAATGATCATGTTGGTGATGTTGTTGGTGACTTGAACCGTCGTCGCGGAATGATTCAAAGTCAAGAAACTTCTGGAAGCACTGTCATGGTTCGCGCTTTTGTTCCATTGAAAGAAATGTTTGGCTATATTTCTGATCTTCGTTCAATGACCAAAGGTCGTGCGTCCTTTACAATGCAATTCCATCATTATGATCCAGTTCCCCGTAATGTTGCGGATGAAATTATTAGTCAATCTGCCTAATTTTAAATAACAATTTGATACGATTTAAAGCAGCCTTTTTTGTATAAAAGGCTGTTTTTTTTGTGAAAATGTATGTGATTAAATAAATATTTTAGGTTTTATTTGTGTAATTTAAAAAATTACATCATAATTAATTTTTATCAAAAAATTTTGAAATTTTATGGGATTTATTAAAATAAATTTATCTTTTTTTAAATTAAGACATCAAAACTAGTGAAAATAAAGTTCAATTAGAACAGTAGACTTATTTTAATACGTTAAGGGTTGCAGGCGATAAGTCAATAAGGTGATTTATGGAAACCTCGTGTTACTATTATTACTTATTTTTCTAAAGTTTAAAATTATATTAATAAAGCTTTGGAGGTAAAGAACGTCAAGAGCGTTACCCTTTTGCCGTTATTGATGAAAATACAGGGAAAGTTTTGGGTACAACTAGTTTTTTTTGAAATTGCCCCTGATCTGCGACGTTTGGAAATTGGTTATACATGGTATGTAAAATCTTTTCAAAGAACTCATGTAAACATAAATTGTAAATATTTATTGCTAGAATATGCTTTTGAAAAATT is a window encoding:
- the fusA gene encoding elongation factor G — translated: MSDHSDLSKIRNIGITAHIDAGKTTTTERILYYTGVSHKIGEVHEGNTTTDYMAQERERGITITSAAVTCEWNKHRINIIDTPGHIDFNIEVNRSLRVLDGAVFIIEGVAGVQPQSETNWRLADRYNVPRIIFINKLDRTGANFEYAFSTLKDKLDIVAIPLQLPIGAEENLKGVIDLVNMNAIIWEGDDLGAKYNIVEIPAELKEKAEEARQNLLDTVLAVDDAAMEEYFDKGDVSVEVLKKCIKKGTISGEFRPVLCGSSFKNKGVQPLLDAIVDYLPAPDDVEGIRIAPPEDEEVDENKLPIIPVDPNGKFAGLAFKIINDKYGSLTFVRVYRGILRSGDTVLNTTHGHKERIGRIFQMHADKRIEIKEVHAGDIAAFVGLKDTKTGDTLADPADPVVLERMQFPVPVIDISVEPKTKEAVEKMTLALQKLAAEDPSLQLKTDQETGQTILSGMGELHLDIIIDRLRREYGVDANIGAPQVAYRETITQSHTETYTHKKQSGGAGQFAEVKIIFEPTERNEGIIFENKIVGGAVPKEYIPAVDKGIRNQASTGVLAGFPTVDFKFTLVDGKYHDVDSSALAFEIAGKACFREGMKKAGPVILEPIMDVEITTPNDHVGDVVGDLNRRRGMIQSQETSGSTVMVRAFVPLKEMFGYISDLRSMTKGRASFTMQFHHYDPVPRNVADEIISQSA
- a CDS encoding GNAT family N-acetyltransferase; the protein is MKIQGKFWVQLVFFEIAPDLRRLEIGYTWYVKSFQRTHVNINCKYLLLEYAFEKLQANTVGLRTDIFNFKSQRAI